One region of Vibrio zhugei genomic DNA includes:
- the tnpB gene encoding IS66 family insertion sequence element accessory protein TnpB (TnpB, as the term is used for proteins encoded by IS66 family insertion elements, is considered an accessory protein, since TnpC, encoded by a neighboring gene, is a DDE family transposase.): protein MKRMLIAPNVYLYREFVDFRKSINGLAAIIESETELPLGSGALFLFTNKQRDKIKVLYWDKTGFALWYKRLEKAKFKWPTQEKKQVYTLTQFDLDRLLSGFTIIGHKPIKIDSFTMS from the coding sequence ATGAAACGAATGCTGATTGCTCCGAATGTTTACCTGTATCGGGAGTTTGTGGATTTTAGAAAGTCCATCAATGGTCTGGCGGCGATTATTGAATCTGAAACCGAATTACCATTAGGAAGCGGTGCGCTGTTCCTGTTTACCAATAAACAACGCGACAAAATCAAAGTCTTGTATTGGGATAAAACAGGCTTCGCTCTGTGGTATAAGCGGCTGGAAAAAGCCAAATTCAAATGGCCCACTCAAGAGAAAAAGCAGGTATACACCCTGACTCAATTTGACCTAGACAGACTGTTATCTGGCTTCACTATAATCGGCCATAAGCCGATAAAAATAGACAGTTTTACAATGAGTTAA
- a CDS encoding substrate-binding domain-containing protein, translated as MIKIISSLLVCGLSVVMSLPTDASQSLKGYWHYQEYLELNPEQQTLTQSLSDMVHQPAVPLNRPQQKPVTISVIYPGSQVSDYWVRNIKAFELRMEELGIRYTINQVFTRPNVDARQQSLSLMEALKDKSQYLIFTLNTVRHRKFIEHVLQSSATKIMLQNITTPVKAWKDHQPMMYVGFDHEMGTKRLADYFSQVEPTDSRYAMLYYSEGYISAARGDTFIEQMHQRGNYQLMDSYYTDATEQGGYDATMHILDTDSNIQFIYACSTDIALGAMKALEKRGKQHIKLNGWGGGTAELNAILAGKLDATVMRMNDDTGVAMAEAIKLDLEGKPVPTVYSGQFQLVTKEDSPERIRQLEKQAFRYSDR; from the coding sequence ATGATTAAAATTATTTCTTCCCTTTTAGTATGTGGCTTGAGTGTTGTGATGAGCTTGCCTACTGATGCATCACAAAGTCTCAAAGGATACTGGCACTACCAAGAATATCTCGAACTGAACCCTGAACAGCAAACACTGACCCAGAGCTTGAGTGATATGGTTCATCAACCGGCGGTGCCATTGAATCGGCCACAGCAAAAGCCAGTCACCATTTCTGTTATTTATCCGGGTAGCCAAGTCTCTGATTACTGGGTACGTAATATCAAGGCGTTTGAATTACGTATGGAAGAGCTTGGAATTCGTTACACCATTAATCAAGTGTTCACTCGGCCCAATGTCGATGCTCGCCAACAAAGTTTATCTTTAATGGAAGCACTGAAAGATAAGTCTCAATATTTAATTTTCACGCTCAATACGGTACGGCATCGCAAGTTTATTGAACATGTACTTCAGTCTTCGGCAACCAAGATCATGTTGCAAAATATCACGACACCGGTGAAAGCCTGGAAGGATCATCAGCCAATGATGTATGTTGGCTTTGACCATGAGATGGGAACGAAGCGTCTTGCGGATTATTTCAGCCAAGTCGAGCCGACGGACAGTCGCTATGCCATGTTGTATTATTCAGAAGGCTACATCAGTGCAGCACGAGGTGATACGTTTATTGAACAGATGCATCAACGCGGCAATTACCAGTTAATGGACTCGTATTATACTGATGCCACGGAACAAGGTGGCTACGATGCCACGATGCACATTTTGGACACGGATTCGAATATCCAATTTATTTACGCGTGCTCTACTGATATTGCCTTAGGGGCAATGAAAGCGTTAGAAAAGCGTGGCAAGCAGCACATTAAGCTTAATGGATGGGGCGGTGGTACGGCTGAGTTAAACGCGATTCTCGCGGGTAAGTTGGATGCGACAGTCATGCGCATGAACGACGATACCGGGGTGGCTATGGCCGAAGCCATCAAACTGGATTTAGAAGGCAAACCTGTCCCTACTGTCTACTCTGGCCAGTTTCAACTGGTGACCAAAGAAGACAGTCCAGAGCGTATTCGTCAGTTAGAGAAGCAAGCTTTTCGCTACTCTGACCGTTGA
- the luxQ gene encoding quorum-sensing autoinducer 2 sensor kinase/phosphatase LuxQ, producing MMQQEKIIKPKKHIANFVSYAIIIVLGVLILSVLFQSYQISSRIMSQEVKRTSRQTSNLVQSLFDYRLSTLQIHQDSSAQSQSLVSLIENHQLRAIDQYFNRVDQLEITNTPDIRFITTTNGLVWDDGNAQFYGIVGKSLSKIINRVAFNSNWHLVASPSQLKTMYLLMRRSPMVDQETGQVSGFLYAGIVLNNNYALLETMRDGSNSESLIMTAGKHVLASTLSGREAYQATDIIDSKQDQGIYNQYMVSSATLMVEGVSTYLKVYSVQNNHNALSLRNSYYFWMAFALVAMAIVAFVTRWWLQRRIECEISRLMSYTHQVANQGDDKSFPGSVIYEFDHFGRTLEQTFSRLADQEKQFEDLFNYTTSPMLLWSADGSLIKMNPSARDECLNQYENGKTLYTALAEQLQTMVRDTTQGLQTESVLTKLGDKMFRWNLSPITVNDEITSVIAQGHDITTILEAEKQSRLARKEAEESARLRADFLAQMSHELRTPLNGIIGVSQLLQRTVKTKEQIEQVKVLCSSGEHLLAVLSDILDFSRIEQGKFTLKPTEFRLADLAMTIEQIYQPLCREKHLSLNVTSNIPDTMYVRNDQVRINQILFNLLNNSTKFTHEGRIDVDMRVHESPESTYLSVDVRDTGIGINEDDLNVVFEPFMQVGAPNTREYGGSGLGLSIVKNLLDMLDGEIKVTSAMNEGTQFSLFIPLTVISHAHSLPVVAPDEIDFALFEHPIEVLLVEDNHTNAFIARTFCEKYNIHTDWVTNGIQAIEKLKNQHYDLVLMDNQLPHLGGVEATQRIKQELQLPVVVYACTADGMGDTRDAFIAAGAEYVLVKPIKELNLYRALRHFKTKYVQRTPSSTH from the coding sequence ATGATGCAGCAAGAAAAGATAATTAAACCGAAAAAGCACATCGCGAACTTTGTCAGTTACGCGATTATCATTGTGCTTGGCGTGTTAATTTTGAGTGTGTTGTTTCAAAGTTATCAAATCAGTAGTCGTATTATGTCTCAGGAAGTCAAACGAACGTCTCGGCAAACGAGCAATTTAGTGCAGAGTTTGTTTGATTATCGCTTGTCTACCCTACAAATTCACCAAGATAGTAGCGCGCAAAGTCAAAGCTTAGTGAGTTTGATCGAGAACCATCAATTAAGAGCCATTGATCAATATTTTAATCGTGTCGATCAACTTGAGATTACCAATACCCCAGATATTCGTTTTATCACCACCACGAACGGCTTGGTGTGGGATGACGGCAACGCACAGTTTTATGGCATTGTTGGCAAGAGTCTATCGAAAATCATCAACCGAGTGGCGTTTAACAGTAATTGGCACCTTGTTGCGTCTCCCTCACAGTTAAAAACCATGTATTTGTTGATGCGGCGCTCACCGATGGTGGATCAAGAAACAGGGCAGGTCAGTGGGTTTCTTTATGCCGGTATTGTATTAAATAACAACTATGCCTTGCTTGAAACCATGCGCGATGGCAGCAATTCTGAAAGCCTTATCATGACGGCCGGAAAGCATGTTTTGGCATCGACTTTGAGTGGACGCGAGGCGTATCAAGCGACGGACATTATTGATTCGAAACAAGATCAAGGCATCTACAACCAGTATATGGTCAGTAGTGCGACATTAATGGTCGAAGGAGTCTCGACCTATTTGAAAGTCTACTCGGTACAAAATAACCACAACGCTTTATCATTAAGAAACAGTTATTACTTTTGGATGGCGTTCGCACTGGTTGCCATGGCTATTGTTGCTTTTGTTACTCGTTGGTGGTTGCAACGGCGTATTGAATGTGAAATAAGCCGCTTAATGTCATACACCCATCAAGTCGCGAATCAAGGGGACGACAAATCCTTCCCTGGTTCCGTGATATATGAGTTTGATCATTTTGGCCGCACATTGGAACAAACCTTTTCTCGTTTAGCCGATCAAGAAAAACAATTCGAAGATTTGTTTAACTACACCACGTCTCCCATGTTGTTGTGGTCGGCCGATGGTTCGTTAATCAAAATGAACCCTTCAGCGCGAGATGAGTGCTTAAACCAATACGAAAATGGTAAAACATTGTATACCGCGTTAGCTGAGCAGCTACAGACCATGGTTCGAGATACGACCCAAGGGTTACAAACGGAGTCTGTATTGACCAAGCTCGGAGATAAAATGTTTCGGTGGAACCTATCTCCGATCACCGTTAATGATGAAATTACTTCTGTAATCGCGCAGGGGCATGACATCACAACGATTCTAGAAGCAGAAAAACAAAGTCGCCTAGCACGTAAAGAAGCGGAAGAGTCAGCGCGCTTACGTGCGGACTTTTTAGCACAAATGAGCCATGAATTACGCACGCCACTTAATGGGATTATCGGGGTTTCACAGTTATTGCAGCGTACGGTGAAAACCAAAGAACAGATCGAACAAGTGAAGGTTTTGTGCAGTAGTGGTGAGCATTTACTGGCCGTATTAAGCGATATTCTTGATTTTTCTCGTATTGAGCAAGGTAAGTTCACACTGAAACCGACGGAATTTCGTTTAGCGGATTTAGCGATGACCATCGAGCAAATCTATCAGCCGTTGTGTCGTGAAAAACACTTGAGCTTGAATGTGACGAGCAACATTCCTGACACGATGTACGTGCGCAATGACCAAGTTCGGATTAACCAAATTCTTTTTAACCTTCTTAATAATTCGACTAAGTTCACTCATGAAGGCCGTATTGATGTCGATATGCGTGTGCATGAAAGTCCCGAATCTACCTACTTGAGTGTCGATGTGCGCGACACTGGGATTGGCATCAATGAAGACGATTTAAACGTGGTGTTTGAACCCTTTATGCAGGTCGGGGCGCCCAATACCCGTGAGTACGGCGGCAGTGGTCTGGGATTGTCTATTGTGAAAAACTTACTAGACATGCTCGATGGAGAGATAAAGGTGACCTCTGCCATGAATGAAGGCACGCAATTTTCGTTATTCATTCCATTAACGGTGATTTCACATGCTCATTCTTTACCGGTGGTGGCGCCTGATGAGATCGACTTTGCCTTATTTGAGCATCCCATTGAGGTACTCCTAGTCGAAGATAATCATACCAATGCGTTTATTGCTCGGACATTTTGTGAGAAATACAATATTCACACCGATTGGGTGACTAATGGCATTCAAGCGATTGAAAAGCTAAAAAACCAGCATTATGATTTAGTGTTGATGGATAACCAATTACCGCATTTAGGCGGGGTTGAAGCCACTCAGCGTATTAAGCAAGAATTACAATTACCCGTGGTAGTGTATGCCTGTACTGCCGATGGCATGGGGGATACCCGAGATGCTTTCATCGCGGCAGGGGCCGAGTACGTGTTAGTCAAGCCCATTAAAGAACTCAATTTATATCGAGCGCTGCGTCACTTTAAAACAAAGTATGTACAGCGCACCCCATCATCGACACATTAA